From one Streptomyces sp. NBC_01478 genomic stretch:
- a CDS encoding N-acetylglucosamine kinase, with translation MQDSMPLVVGIDVGGTKTHLRACAGTDVVADHIRASSGWRPHDPATAADWLTALLHDALPAHARPSAVAVGGHACETPRQCAEIRAALEERLGVPALVVGDAELLVPAAGLDKGVGLVAGTGSVAVGLLGDGTRLQVGGWGAVLGDEGGAAGLVREAARAAWAAHDRGEAPDRLALGLVEAFAVAEVPALGAALESASDVSADWGRHARVVFTAADAGSLLAREVIAEAGRSLAALVVRLAERGVPVDDVVVSGGTVLAQPRLYEALTGALAEQVPGARPQPIRVPPVEGAVALARTIL, from the coding sequence GTGCAGGACTCCATGCCCCTCGTGGTCGGCATCGACGTGGGTGGCACCAAGACACATCTCCGCGCCTGCGCGGGCACGGATGTCGTCGCCGACCACATCCGTGCGAGCAGCGGCTGGCGGCCGCACGACCCCGCGACCGCCGCCGACTGGCTGACCGCGCTGCTCCATGACGCCCTGCCCGCGCACGCGCGACCGTCCGCGGTCGCCGTGGGCGGGCACGCCTGTGAGACACCCCGCCAGTGCGCCGAGATCCGGGCCGCGCTGGAAGAACGTCTCGGCGTGCCGGCACTCGTCGTGGGCGACGCCGAACTGCTCGTCCCCGCCGCCGGACTGGACAAGGGGGTCGGCCTGGTGGCCGGCACCGGTTCCGTCGCGGTGGGCCTGCTCGGCGACGGCACCCGGCTCCAAGTCGGCGGCTGGGGCGCCGTACTCGGCGACGAGGGCGGCGCCGCCGGTCTCGTCCGCGAGGCGGCCCGCGCCGCCTGGGCCGCGCACGACCGGGGCGAGGCCCCGGACCGACTCGCCCTGGGCCTCGTCGAGGCGTTCGCCGTGGCCGAAGTGCCCGCGCTCGGCGCCGCGCTGGAAAGCGCTTCCGACGTCTCCGCCGACTGGGGCCGCCACGCCCGTGTCGTCTTCACCGCGGCCGACGCCGGCTCGCTCCTCGCGCGCGAGGTGATAGCCGAGGCCGGCCGGTCTCTCGCCGCACTCGTCGTACGGCTCGCCGAACGCGGCGTCCCCGTCGATGACGTGGTGGTCTCGGGCGGCACCGTCCTCGCCCAGCCCCGCCTGTACGAAGCCCTCACCGGCGCGCTCGCCGAACAGGTGCCGGGGGCACGGCCGCAGCCCATCCGGGTACCGCCCGTCGAGGGCGCGGTGGCGCTGGCCCGAACGATCCTGTGA
- a CDS encoding carbohydrate ABC transporter permease — translation MTKSAADVSVRPPRSRSTYTLAPLVLIAANVVLFALFFVWPAVIGLVYSFTNYTGVGAFQFIGLDNYQNLFGDSTFYDALFRTLLYTVLVVPLNFVLSLLIANLVVSRQAKGASFARVIFFVPWLISPIVVGVLWRWLFGENFGLINYVLEKFGVHAIAWQSNADLSLGVVVMAGAWWGTAFSMLLFIAAIKNVPVSYYEAASLDGAGPWRQFRSITLPSIAPTSFIVILLNTINAMKEYPLFVSLNNGGPGTSNNLLVQYIYETGFNRGQIGYASAASFVLMLILMAVAIIQLVVNRRVENR, via the coding sequence ATGACAAAAAGCGCCGCGGACGTGTCCGTGAGGCCGCCCAGGAGCCGAAGCACCTACACCCTCGCGCCGCTCGTCCTCATCGCGGCCAACGTCGTGCTCTTCGCGCTGTTCTTCGTGTGGCCGGCGGTGATCGGGCTCGTCTACTCCTTCACGAACTACACCGGTGTGGGGGCGTTCCAGTTCATCGGACTGGACAACTACCAGAACCTGTTCGGCGACTCCACCTTCTACGACGCACTGTTCCGGACGCTGCTCTACACCGTGCTCGTCGTCCCGCTGAACTTCGTGCTGTCGCTGCTCATCGCCAACCTCGTGGTGAGCAGGCAGGCCAAGGGCGCCTCGTTCGCCCGCGTCATCTTCTTCGTCCCGTGGCTCATCTCGCCCATCGTCGTGGGCGTCCTGTGGCGGTGGCTGTTCGGTGAGAACTTCGGACTGATCAACTACGTCCTCGAGAAGTTCGGCGTGCACGCGATCGCGTGGCAGTCGAACGCGGACCTGTCGCTGGGCGTCGTGGTGATGGCCGGTGCCTGGTGGGGAACGGCCTTCTCGATGCTGCTGTTCATCGCGGCGATCAAGAACGTACCGGTGTCGTACTACGAGGCGGCCTCGCTCGACGGTGCCGGTCCCTGGCGCCAGTTCAGGAGCATCACGCTGCCGAGCATCGCGCCCACCTCGTTCATCGTCATCCTGCTCAACACGATCAACGCGATGAAGGAATACCCGCTGTTCGTCTCCCTCAACAACGGCGGACCCGGAACCTCGAACAACCTACTCGTCCAGTACATCTACGAGACCGGCTTCAACCGGGGCCAGATCGGCTACGCGAGCGCCGCGTCCTTCGTGCTCATGCTCATCCTGATGGCCGTCGCGATCATCCAACTGGTCGTCAACCGGCGGGTGGAGAACCGATGA
- a CDS encoding carbohydrate ABC transporter permease, which produces MTTTDTPRPVDADSVRTPSKRRQRSRRDGGLRSAVPATTLLWILAALYGLPVLWFVLSSFKPAGDLFSLPLTVLPHNPTVSGYKAAWDSANFSQYFINTAIVCVITTILTVGVSCCTGYALAKYNNRWLKFFFICILATTMLPSEVMLAPEFLVVRDLGLYNSFGGIILPAVLTATGCFMFRQFFLTVPDELVEAARIDGARELSIFLRIMVPISRPIMLTLAILSFQWRWNDYIWPLLMLNDPNKFTVQIGIQSLVGAQNINWSVLLGGSVISMIPLILIFLVFQRYVMSADINAGLKD; this is translated from the coding sequence ATGACAACCACAGACACGCCGCGTCCGGTCGACGCCGATTCCGTCCGGACCCCTTCCAAGAGGCGGCAGCGCAGCCGGCGCGACGGCGGCCTTCGGAGCGCGGTACCCGCGACGACTCTGCTGTGGATCCTGGCCGCCCTCTACGGGCTGCCGGTGCTGTGGTTCGTCCTCAGCTCCTTCAAGCCGGCGGGAGACCTGTTCTCCCTTCCGCTGACGGTGCTTCCGCACAACCCCACCGTGTCGGGCTACAAGGCGGCGTGGGACAGCGCCAACTTCTCCCAGTACTTCATCAACACGGCCATCGTGTGCGTGATCACGACGATCCTCACGGTGGGCGTCAGTTGCTGCACCGGCTACGCGCTGGCGAAGTACAACAACCGGTGGCTGAAGTTCTTCTTCATCTGCATCCTGGCCACCACGATGCTGCCGTCCGAGGTCATGCTCGCCCCCGAGTTCCTGGTGGTCCGCGACCTCGGCCTCTACAACTCCTTCGGCGGGATCATCCTCCCGGCCGTGCTCACCGCGACCGGCTGCTTCATGTTCCGCCAGTTCTTCCTGACGGTCCCCGACGAACTCGTCGAGGCCGCCCGCATCGACGGCGCGCGTGAGCTGTCGATCTTCCTGAGGATCATGGTGCCGATCTCCCGGCCCATCATGCTGACCCTCGCGATCCTGTCCTTCCAGTGGCGGTGGAACGACTACATCTGGCCGCTGCTGATGCTGAACGACCCCAACAAGTTCACCGTGCAGATCGGCATCCAGAGCCTCGTCGGCGCGCAGAACATCAACTGGTCGGTGCTGCTCGGCGGTTCGGTCATCTCCATGATCCCGCTGATCCTCATCTTCCTGGTCTTCCAGCGTTACGTCATGAGCGCCGACATCAACGCCGGACTGAAGGACTGA
- a CDS encoding ABC transporter substrate-binding protein, whose product MTSVSMRRSRRLGRHGIRRLVPLAAAASAGALLLSACGGGSGSGGTSKSLTFWISTVPGQDAGWKKLVAQYKKETGVSVKLVNIPYDGYPTKLHNAAQANSLPDVADVPALDPIWSSKLIDLSSITNNKTNKINANFLAKDSSGKVLAIPSDVTASGLFINKSLFEKAGVAVPASPSDTWTWTEFIAAANKVREKTGAKYSLTFDQSPSRLRAMVYEMGGKYVHADSSGKFSVDDATKKAVKYFVGLNDDKVMPKSVWTSGADPSAMFQSGDVVAYWSGVWQVPAFADSIKKFEWASVPTPAQPVQASDVNSGGMMVGFNNNSAAATAGKKFMSWVYEPKNYTELVESSGFLPVESGLSPKYPFKSAAAQAAFKLYNEEIPLYAPISGYFNGAQTAWVLKGKSLTTDPTKTELGKAINGQQSVDKALDNIVDGYNTAVGSGS is encoded by the coding sequence ATGACCAGTGTGAGTATGCGGCGCTCCCGCCGACTCGGCCGCCACGGCATCCGCCGCCTGGTTCCTCTCGCCGCCGCGGCCTCCGCAGGAGCCCTCCTGCTCTCGGCCTGCGGGGGAGGATCCGGCTCGGGCGGGACCTCCAAGTCCCTGACGTTCTGGATCTCCACGGTTCCGGGACAGGACGCGGGCTGGAAGAAGCTGGTTGCCCAGTACAAGAAGGAAACCGGCGTCAGCGTCAAGCTCGTCAACATCCCCTACGACGGCTACCCGACGAAGCTGCACAACGCCGCGCAGGCGAACTCGCTGCCCGACGTGGCGGACGTGCCGGCGCTGGACCCGATCTGGTCGAGCAAGCTGATCGACCTCAGCTCCATCACGAACAACAAGACCAACAAGATCAACGCCAACTTCCTCGCCAAGGACTCGTCCGGCAAGGTGCTGGCCATCCCCTCGGACGTCACCGCGTCCGGTCTCTTCATCAACAAGTCGCTGTTCGAGAAGGCCGGCGTCGCCGTCCCGGCCTCGCCCTCGGACACCTGGACCTGGACCGAGTTCATCGCGGCGGCCAACAAGGTCCGCGAGAAGACCGGCGCCAAGTACTCCCTGACCTTCGACCAGTCGCCGTCCCGACTGCGCGCCATGGTGTACGAGATGGGCGGCAAGTACGTCCACGCGGACTCCTCCGGCAAGTTCTCGGTGGACGACGCGACCAAGAAGGCCGTGAAGTACTTCGTCGGCCTGAACGACGACAAGGTCATGCCGAAGTCGGTGTGGACCAGCGGCGCCGACCCGTCGGCCATGTTCCAGAGCGGTGACGTCGTCGCCTACTGGTCCGGTGTCTGGCAGGTGCCCGCCTTCGCGGACAGCATCAAGAAGTTCGAGTGGGCGAGCGTCCCGACCCCGGCCCAGCCGGTGCAGGCCAGTGACGTCAACAGCGGCGGCATGATGGTCGGCTTCAACAACAACAGCGCCGCGGCCACCGCCGGGAAGAAGTTCATGTCCTGGGTGTACGAGCCGAAGAACTACACCGAGCTGGTCGAGAGCTCCGGGTTCCTCCCGGTCGAGAGCGGCCTGAGCCCGAAGTACCCCTTCAAGTCGGCGGCGGCGCAGGCGGCGTTCAAGCTGTACAACGAGGAGATCCCGCTCTACGCCCCGATCTCGGGATACTTCAACGGCGCGCAGACGGCCTGGGTGCTGAAGGGCAAGAGCCTCACCACCGACCCGACCAAGACGGAGCTCGGCAAGGCGATCAACGGCCAGCAGTCGGTCGACAAGGCTCTGGACAACATCGTGGACGGCTACAACACGGCGGTCGGCAGCGGATCGTAG
- a CDS encoding ROK family protein, with translation MAQASRLTESASAVFEVLARAGSATRPQLATLAGLSKPTVSSAVVELENVRLAAHSGTASGGTGRNAAVYRLGPAAGAVLAVDLGPALTRVRGCALDGTLLAEATGPREDAAAAVREALDTLPAGTPLRTVVVAVGDVAARDRAGAGMRPATAKAGPVFDAMTVALPPDVPVHLENNVNCAALAELHEGAARGRLSFGYLRIGVGIGLGIVVGGQVLRGANGAAGELARLPYPWDDAVEPRREALEEYVGARSLLRRAAQVWPDTGEPCPGSADRLFTLARQGHGTASALVGRHAADVGRLAAAVAAVLDPGLIVLGGSTGTDPQLLPGVRAELGRLSWPTEVVSSTVGDLGTVVGAARLAVARGVQTVTDGAGAKD, from the coding sequence GTGGCGCAGGCGTCTCGGCTGACCGAGAGCGCGAGCGCGGTGTTCGAGGTGCTGGCCAGAGCCGGCAGCGCGACCCGGCCGCAGCTCGCGACCCTCGCGGGCCTGTCCAAGCCGACGGTGTCCTCCGCCGTCGTGGAACTGGAGAACGTCCGGCTCGCCGCGCACTCCGGCACCGCCTCCGGCGGCACGGGCCGCAACGCGGCCGTATACCGTCTCGGCCCCGCCGCCGGTGCCGTACTCGCCGTCGACCTGGGCCCGGCGCTCACCCGGGTGCGCGGCTGCGCCCTCGACGGCACCCTGCTGGCCGAGGCCACCGGCCCACGGGAGGACGCGGCGGCCGCGGTCCGCGAGGCCCTCGACACACTGCCCGCCGGCACCCCGCTGCGCACGGTCGTCGTCGCCGTCGGTGATGTCGCCGCGCGGGACCGGGCGGGCGCCGGGATGCGTCCCGCGACCGCCAAGGCGGGCCCGGTGTTCGACGCCATGACGGTCGCGCTGCCGCCGGATGTGCCGGTCCACCTGGAGAACAACGTCAACTGCGCCGCGCTCGCCGAGCTGCACGAGGGCGCCGCCCGGGGCCGGCTCTCCTTCGGCTATCTGCGGATCGGCGTCGGTATCGGTCTCGGCATCGTCGTCGGCGGCCAGGTGCTGCGCGGCGCGAACGGCGCGGCCGGTGAGCTGGCCCGGCTGCCCTACCCCTGGGACGACGCCGTGGAGCCCCGCAGAGAGGCCCTGGAGGAGTACGTCGGCGCGCGCTCGCTGCTGCGCCGGGCGGCGCAGGTCTGGCCGGACACCGGCGAACCGTGCCCCGGCAGTGCGGACCGGCTCTTCACGCTGGCCCGGCAGGGACACGGCACGGCGAGCGCACTGGTCGGCCGCCACGCCGCCGACGTGGGCAGACTCGCCGCCGCCGTGGCCGCCGTACTGGACCCGGGACTGATCGTCCTCGGGGGCAGTACGGGCACGGACCCGCAGCTTCTGCCCGGGGTGCGGGCCGAGCTGGGAAGGCTGAGCTGGCCCACCGAGGTGGTGAGCAGCACGGTCGGTGATCTCGGCACCGTGGTGGGCGCCGCCCGGCTCGCGGTCGCCAGAGGAGTCCAAACCGTGACCGATGGTGCGGGGGCGAAGGATTGA